One Danio aesculapii chromosome 22, fDanAes4.1, whole genome shotgun sequence genomic window carries:
- the LOC130216133 gene encoding kallikrein-7, giving the protein MTKAFSLLLSVTLTSLALTGAFGADIINGKKAKKGSLLYMASVQINEKHNCGGFLINSSYVLTAAHCDKQGDMSVILGTHNINPKGANEKRYRVQNKHKHPPYKSPRTGNDIMLLKLSEKVKISKDVKLVTIPSKDRPMKPKSKCLVAGWGETEKNNTVNDLLVTDVLIIDKTVCQSEWKKIDVKLPDNILCAGGYETKSGACQGDSGGPLVCSGQAVGIVSFNMGRCDYPNAPNIYTQISKYTQWIKKVISGGA; this is encoded by the exons ATGACTAAAGCGTTCAGCTTGCTGCTCTCGGTGACTCTGACAAGCTTAGCACTGACTG GTGCATTCGGAGCTGATATCATCAATGGCAAAAAGGCTAAGAAGGGCTCTTTGCTGTACATGGCATCAGTGCAGATTAATGAAAAACACAATTGTGGAGGATTTCTGATTAATTCGAGTTATGTGCTCACAGCTGCACACTGCGATAAACA AGGCGATATGAGTGTGATCCTGGGAACCCACAACATCAATCCAAAGGGGGCAAATGAGAAACGCTACAGAGTGCAAAATAAGCATAAACACCCACCCTACAAATCTCCAAGAACTGGGAACGACATCATGCTTCTAAAG CTGTCCGAGAAGGTGAAAATTAGCAAAGATGTAAAACTCGTCACAATCCCGAGCAAAGACAGACCGATGAAGCCAAAGTCCAAGTGTCTGGTCGCGGGATGGGGggaaactgaaaaaaacaacacagtGAATGATCTTCTGGTTACAGACGTGCTGATCATCGACAAAACCGTCTGTCAGTCAGAGTGGAAAAAAATCGATGTTAAACTGCCTGACAACATCCTGTGCGCTGGAGGCTACGAGACCAAAAGTGGCGCTTGCCAG GGTGATTCGGGTGGGCCACTGGTGTGCAGCGGGCAAGCAGTGGGCATCGTCTCTTTCAACATGGGCCGCTGCGACTACCCCAATGCTCCAAATATTTACACTCAGATTTCCAAATACACCCAATGGATTAAAAAGGTGATCAGCGGAGGTGCCTGA
- the micos13 gene encoding MICOS complex subunit MIC13, translating into MAAKIFPLVKFATKVTIAGGALYVAYDSGLLGGSNEGSVALARAKSAIPPAVDEWMKYFGFELPATPKIEFSPLDAWNSGVQKSIHALSVAPSTVGDYTKQGLQYVKDLSK; encoded by the exons atgGCTGCTAAGATTTTCCCCCTGGTCAA GTTTGCCACAAAAGTGACCATTGCTGGAGGAGCCCTGTATGTGGCATATGATTCAGGACTTCTTGGTGGTAGTAATGAGGGATCTGTGGCCTTGGCCCGAGCTAAATCAGCCATTCCACCTGCTGTGGACGAGTGGATGAAGTACTTTGGCTTCGAG cttCCAGCAACCCCCAAAATCGAGTTCTCCCCATTGGATGCTTGGAACTCAG GGGTCCAGAAGTCTATCCATGCTTTATCGGTTGCTCCATCCACAGTTGGTGACTACACCAAACAAGGCCTGCAATATGTTAAAGACCTGTCAAAATGA
- the hsd11b1la gene encoding hydroxysteroid 11-beta-dehydrogenase 1-like protein: MKLYAKLLLCSICVAFIAVRWNAPSFNEESLKGARVLVTGASTGIGEQLAYHYARLGAQLVITARRGNVLEQVVSKCREMGAQKAFYVPADMASPSDADLVVKYAIEQLGGLDYLVLNHIGPSPYQMWDGDVQHTRWLLEVNFLSYLQMAQKALPTLEKSKGSIVVVSSFLGKMCGPFALPYAATKFALNGFFGGLQNELAMQKSNVSITICILGLIDTDSAMEKIRGYINMTAYPAHEAALQIIQAGATRQSESFYPWYTFYATLFRDWFPNLRDKMIQNAYTYNP; encoded by the exons ATGAAGCTTTATGCCAAGTTACTGCTTTGCAGCATATGCGTCGCGTTCATTGCGGTCCGATGGAACGCTCCATCATTTAATGAGG agTCATTAAAAGGTGCCCGGGTGCTGGTGACTGGTGCCAGTACTGGCATTGGTGAGCAGCTGGCGTACCATTATGCCCGTTTAGGAGCTCAACTCGTAATCACCGCGAGGAGAGGAAATGTGCTAGAACAG GTTGTGAGCAAATGCCGGGAAATGGGGGCTCAAAAGGCTTTCTACGTCCCTGCGGACATGGCGAGCCCCTCTGATGCTGATCTTGTGGTGAAGTACGCCATTGAACAGCTTGGAGGACTGGATTACCTGGTTCTGAACCACATCGGGCCCAGTCCGTACCAAATGTGGGATGGAGATGTTCAGCACACACGATGGCTACTAGAG GTGAATTTTCTCAGTTACCTACAGATGGCTCAAAAAGCCTTGCCGACTCTAGAAAAAAGTAAAGGATCGATCGTTGTTGTTTCCTCCTTTCTAG GAAAAATGTGTGGTCCCTTTGCTTTGCCGTATGCCGCAACTAAGTTTGCACTCAACGGCTTCTTTGGAGGCCTTCAGAATGAGCTAGCAATGCAAAAAAGCAACGTGTCCATAACCATATGCATACTCGGCCTGATTGACACGGATAGTGCCATGGAGAAAATAAG AGGTTACATCAACATGACTGCCTACCCTGCACACGAAGCCGCCTTGCAGATCATCCAAGCTGGAGCAACTCGACAGTCGGAGTCCTTTTATCCATGGTACACCTTCTACGCAACTCTCTTCAGGGATTGGTTCCCCAACTTAAGGGATAAAATGATTCAAAACGCCTACACATACAATCCTTAA